A stretch of Aedes aegypti strain LVP_AGWG chromosome 2, AaegL5.0 Primary Assembly, whole genome shotgun sequence DNA encodes these proteins:
- the LOC5570443 gene encoding protein escargot — protein MPTSIMQKNYSHCPLKKRPVFIREEEDKNDSESDMEPENLSTKPEDLSMKKKKARSESPVPVVIKAEDTLPTPPPSSSPDPTEIKSPISVPTPIYGSHPSIYYPPSRSPSSPAEPLHNFYKSAPNVYPGYPHFPYPMPYPSDLYNLAYHHHISPPRSEPLSPYGQRESSVSPPHPSLYTRQESISPPTMVPAYPASELRINQNNNIIKSESFARQHRYMPYSLSHHHQLMMPVEHPTLSPTSSHTSFNSYLSSNRSLSPARSSPSTVSEENNNNTSSPSILTEKSTSNSNIQKVKSEKSSEKSSGSSSGAPRYQCPDCGKSYSTYSGLSKHQQFHCPAAEGNQAQKIFVCKECDKPYKTLGALKMHIRTHTLPCKCNLCDKAFSRPWLLQGHIRTHTGEKPFICKLCSRAFADRSNLRAHQQTHEDVKRFKCPSCTKSFSRLPLLTKHTESGCPGIQLGSQVVPGSPSSHSHQDDKYIPTVLPHSNIACY, from the exons ATGCCAACATCGATCATGCAGAAGAACTACAGCCATTGCCCGCTCAAGAAGCGCCCAGTCTTCATTCGCGAGGAGGAAGATAAAAACG ACTCCGAATCTGATATGGAGCCGGAGAACCTCAGCACAAAGCCAGAGGATCTTTCGATGAAAAAGAAAAAGGCTCGTTCCGAGTCTCCAGTGCCTGTTGTGATCAAAGCTGAAGACACTTTGCCAACACCGCCACCATCATCCTCTCCCGATCCAACTGAAATCAAATCGCCGATTTCAGTTCCAACTCCGATCTACGGATCACACCCATCCATCTACTACCCACCCTCAAGATCTCCATCCTCGCCTGCTGAACCGCTACACAACTTCTACAAATCCGCACCCAATGTGTATCCTGGATATCCTCATTTCCCATACCCAATGCCATATCCTTCGGATCTGTACAACTTGGCGTATCATCATCACATCTCGCCACCACGATCCGAGCCACTGTCTCCTTATGGACAACGTGAAAGTTCGGTTTCGCCACCACATCCATCTCTGTACACCCGCCAGGAATCGATCTCACCGCCTACGATGGTTCCGGCCTACCCAGCCTCTGAGCTGCGGATAAACCAGAACAACAATATCATCAAGTCGGAATCCTTCGCTCGGCAGCACCGCTACATGCCCTACAGTCTCAGCCATCATCATCAGCTCATGATGCCTGTAGAACATCCCACGCTATCGCCAACCTCCAGTCACACCTCGTTCAATTCGTACCTTTCGTCGAACCGATCGCTTTCACCGGCCCGATCGAGTCCTTCGACTGTTTCCGAAGAGAACAACAACAACACCTCATCGCCATCGATCCTCACCGAAAAGTCCACCTCCAACTCCAACATCCAGAAAGTGAAAAGTGAGAAGTCCAGTGAGAAATCAAGTGGTAGTTCCAGTGGTGCCCCTCGATACCAGTGCCCGGATTGTGGCAAGTCCTACTCCACCTACTCCGGTCTATCGAAGCACCAACAGTTCCACTGTCCAGCAGCCGAAGGCAACCAAGCTCAGAAGATCTTCGTCtgcaaggagtgtgacaaaccGTACAAAACTCTCGGAGCCCTGAAGATGCACATCCGCACTCATACGCTTCCATGCAAGTGCAACCTCTGTGATAAGGCTTTCTCGCGGCCGTGGCTTCTGCAGGGTCACATCCGGACTCACACCGGTGAGAAACCCTTTATCTGCAAGCTCTGCTCTCGGGCCTTTGCTGATCGGTCCAATCTGCGAGCTCACCAGCAAACTCACGAAGATGTCAAACGCTTCAAGTGCCCATCCTGTACCAAATCGTTCTCGCGGTTGCCTCTCCTCACCAAACACACCGAAAGCGGGTGCCCTGGAATCCAACTGGGGTCCCAAGTGGTTCCCGGATCTCCCTCATCGCACTCGCATCAGGATGACAAGTACATTCCAACGGTGTTGCCTCACAGCAATATCGCCTGCTACTAG